AAAACATAAACCGTTAACTTAAGCAAAAACAAACGCAGCCCTCAAAGATTGGACCATCGACGCAGGTAGAAATCAGATGTAACCTACCTAATAACGTGCACAATTAGAGATGCACACATTTAATTCAGTATGGTTATAATGGATGCATTTTGCCCACAAGAAGATCGTCTAATATTGTAGTGCTCATTTTTAGCTGACGGTGGACTATGATTTAATTGTCATCCTCATTTAGAATTGCTTACCATGTCAGgagcatcaaaacacacacaggttgtgAAAAGATGGAcaatttaaatacacaaaaacaaacattaaattcCAAATCTGCAGTTGAGTCAGTGTGATGAATAGAGGGGGCTACAGTTTGTTTTGGCTTATAAATGAGCTACATAGCTCAGTCAGACACATGGGATTATGAGATATAGGATAGTCTTCAAGACACAATTCATTTTAGGTAGGTGGTTAAACTTGAAAATTTGTATATGTAGCACAGTTGGAAAAGCATGCTATCTGTCTTCAATCGGGTGTTGAGTCTTTGACGGTCATGTGACTCTAACTGGCTCTACACAGCCAATACACTTCGTTGTCAAACAGAATGAACAGCTGGTACAACGACATTCCTTGTGACAAGTAGCATACCATCAttgttacagaaaatgaactAAAGTGAAGTTGATGTTTTGTTATATGTATAACGTAGCCTATTGCTGGTAATCTGCACTAGATCATGTCTACGTTATACTAAATATATGATCTCTTTCTTATTGCAGTCTGCCATTTTCAACTTCCAGTCACTGTTAACAGTGATTCTCCTCCTGATCTGTACCTGCGCCTACATCAGGGCGCTGGCTCCCAGCCTGCTAGACAAGAACAAGACTGGGTATGATCAGATACTTCACAATGAAGCTGCCATTGAAGTCTTTGAATGGGACACCATGTTATATCCAACTGAATAACCATATAATTGGAGTGTTTGTAAAACACTCATCATCTAAATCTAAGCCTAAAAAGCTCTAATGTTATAGCCCTTCTAATTTCAGTCAGTGCTTGCTAATGTGCAGTAATACGGCCATGTTGAGACAAATCATTTCGGTTTAATGCAAATGCTACACTCTGCTTTTAACTGATTCCACATAGTTCACTTCTGTATTTCAACTTGTATGGGagccatttgttttctttctgtggtAGAAAACCTAATTTATTAACAAGAATCAGTGAGTGTAGAAACAGGATAGAGTGTATGAATAATAAGCTCCTCTTTGAGGCGCATGAAGTAGCAGAAGGCCTGAATGTTCATCATTACTGGATCATTATTATTCTTGGATGAACAAATTCACTTCAGAGTTTTCCCTCTTGATTGATTTGTTGACTAAGGCATGAGCTGTTATTTGTGTAGATTTTGTGCCACACATTATGCAAATGATTCTTGTGTGGCAGGGATATGCCTCGAATCAGAGCAGGAGAATTTCTGTTTAGTACAGACTAAAAGGAAGTCTCAGTTACTGTAGCTACCGTCTTTATATATTAGTACGAAACCCAGCTtccttttaacttttaataccATCACATCAGAgtcctttctgtctttttgccaATTATTCCTGCttatcatttttcaaattattGTATCTTTTAGGATTCTAGGAATTTTCTGGAAGTGTGCAAGAATAGGTAAGTCTATGTTTGAcccacatttttttacattaagtatttttttctcataatatCAATGAAATGTTGCTGAACAAGTTAGCCTTGAACTTtgcaatattatttttctcCAGGTGAGCGGAAGAGTCCCTGGGTGGCTTGCTGCTGTGTCGTCATGGCTTTCAGTATACTGTTTGTACAGTAGCAGACCGAAGAAAACCGTGAACGGAAACATTGGGGAAATGAACAGACAACAAGGCATGGACCGTACAACCCTAGAAGCATAGCAGGACCTCCAGTCGTTGTCATTTAGATAATGTAAAAATGGAGACCTGTCACCACTCAACGTAGCCACGGACAGAGAAAATGTGTCAGGGGGAGGGATGAGCTGATAGCCCCAGAGTGTGTCTAGATCCCTCCACGGACTTCCAGGTCTGTCCTTGTGTTTGCTAATGTGGAATGTTTACTccggatgtatgtgtgtgtctgccattTAGTTTAAAAGACAGAAGTCAAATTCTTGGTGGGATCAAAATGATACATTGTTTGTCCAAACATTTCAAGCTGAAGTTTTTCTTCCCTGCGTGTTTATCACAGTTGCATCAACCTGTTTGAAATTCTCCACAAAAAGGACCTTCATAAATGTTCATAACTCACATGCGATTCACATGGAGGCTTATATTTGGAAACTGAGCTACAACGTTGTGTGACTTACATCATTCACACACCTTCTTTGTTGTAAAATGGTAAAATGGCTCTACTGATGGTTAGTTGTTCTGCATATTTGCCTCAAAGAGCTActgatgtttttaaagtcaGTCAGTTTGCCACTATTTATTAAAAGAACCTTTTTGGAAATCTGGTTTGAGAAGGCtgattattgtcatttttttcccgtTGACACCTGTTGATGTCTGTTGTGATAATGCCACACTGTAAGATGAAGTGTCATTAATAATGActacaaacaagcaaaatgTAAGTTGATGATAACTTGTAAAACTGTTTTCAATCTTCTCTTTTTAAGGACTAGATTTCACATACTACACATGAATGATTGCAACTGCAGAGTTGGACAACATGTTTCTTGGTTAAGAGAAAACTAAGTATTGCTGCATTGGGTCACATATAAAGTGTAGTCCTAATGAAGTGAGATTGACGGTGAAGAGTTTGCGATAACCTCTTCCATAACCCCGCAGTCAGCACTCATATCCACAGGGTTTTCTTCAAAGAACTGTGAGTTGATGTACCACACAACTTTACATTGCTTGATATCTGTCTCGTATTTACTTCCAGATCTGTAGTAGTGTAAGCTGCATTAGAATTTAAAGCAGGGTTTACATTCAGAAAAGAAGACCTTTGATGTAATGCCTTGAAGTATTTTACAAATTCAGGAGACTGTGGAGGTTAACCAGAATGTTTACGGAAATTTACAGCCATGCGTAATTGCCGATTTTGATGACAAATCctctttatttcatctttttactTCTGACATCTGTGGCAGCATAAAAGCAGAATTCCAGATAGTGTGACATTATTCCAAATGCCAAATGCAACACCCTGAGATTATATTATTCCCCCGAAAGAAAAGCAGAACTAAGAATCTGATTTGATAAATATTGTCACCCACAAAATTTGAAATGATCAAATCTGACATTTACATTATGGATTTCATGTGTAATTGAAAGAAAATTCACCAGGGTAAACACTCAGCCAGAGTGGATAAATGCATCCCACACACATTCCCCTTGTCTGTGTGGtacagatttaaataaaggaGGAGACTTGTTGACACACCCACCTTTGATAGTCTGATCACTGATGAGTGTCCGTATCCCAACACCCCAAGACATAGTCCCTTGTTAGGGAACGAGGATCCCACATTAGTGTGCATCAGTTTTGGCACTCCCAGGTTGAGATAAAGCATCAAGTGAAGGCTGCCGGTAAAGTCGAGGTTATCAGACAGTGACgcagacacaggagacacagaggagcaggaagcTCTCAGTCATCTGCTTCTATCTTGGGAAGCAGAGATACTGGTGAGCTGGAGGAGCAACACTGGGCCAATGAGCCAAGCTAATGTATCGGGTGAGGatgaaaggaaaacaatatGGAAGAACTGAAGTCACATACTCCAGCTGATGATCCCAGCTGTTAACATCAGTCCCATTTACAACCAACCATTAACAACCATATGAGAACAATATTGAATCATTTGTAGTGAAAGAATAATCCTACAAAATATTAAGAAAGTAAACAAATCTGCAGACTCCTGGGCCTTAAGGCCTTTTGAGGACAAAGTTAAACTgactaactttttttaaactttttgaatCAAAGTTATTATACTTTATCCACCTTAAAATGTGGGCACAGCTGCAATGACAAAGAATATCTGGCGGCGACTTAGTTACTGGACGCCTAAAACAACATTTGGGCTGTTCCTGTTGTTTCCAAAGGGACTTGATGTATGTTCTGATTTCTGTATTTGAGTTGGCTGATCAGAATCAGACTGGAGGCCAAATGGCTAAGAAAATAGaaccttttcttttcagtgtGTCAGAATTTAGAATTACATGTCATTACTACGTTATTGTTAAATAGGTAGATCAATAGTACATCCACCAGAACTGTGTTCCTGACACTTTGAAGAAGGGTTTGAAACCGCATTTAGACCGCcatttaggaaaaaaacatttccagacaatacaattaaacaaaaggaataaaaacatatgaaaacTTGGCATTTGTTCAAAGCTTTCTGTGGTTGGGACTTATGAATTGCACAACAATTATCCAATGCAATGTATCACAGCATTTATAGCTAAGTTTCCAATGCCCGTCATAGAAGGAcctcaaaaataacaaatataaaacatgtccaCAGACAAGGAAGTACAACTATGTGATACATTTTGGTGACCTTATAGGTACAGCAGTATGACTTGTCAGCATACTGGTATATACAATATATGTGAACTGTACAAAAATGTGGGATGGTTTTCTGTCAGTGATTGAAGGGAaatttttattgtttacatttcacatctctgcattttattgtttttattgctgttgctgttgttgtggttgttgtatATCCTTCCTTCTTGTATATTGTATATCGTTTGAGCCAATCTGGTTTAATTGCATTGCTGTAAAAGAGCTTAATGGTCAATCAATTTCCCTGAATGAACAATGTTTGATGATTatataatacaaacaaacacatagatttacatatatgtatatgctGCACACCTGCATGTTCAGGGTTTTCATGATGTGACAATCGCGTTTTTTGAACTGTAAGAAAATCATTGAGTGCATATATATTTTGGCGAAATCGAATGTTAGACAGTCTCTGGTTAGTctatcatcatcatttcatcatcattttccgtaacctgcttatccagttaagggtcgcaggggtgctggagccaatctcagctgtcaatgggcgaaggcagggttcaccctggacaggtcgccagtctgtcgcagggctgacatatatagacagacaaccactcacactcacatccacacctacgggcaa
This sequence is a window from Anoplopoma fimbria isolate UVic2021 breed Golden Eagle Sablefish chromosome 13, Afim_UVic_2022, whole genome shotgun sequence. Protein-coding genes within it:
- the tmem167a gene encoding protein kish-A, with the protein product MSAIFNFQSLLTVILLLICTCAYIRALAPSLLDKNKTGILGIFWKCARIGERKSPWVACCCVVMAFSILFVQ